The following nucleotide sequence is from Mycobacterium sp. 3519A.
CGGACAGTACCTGGATGATGTGGACCGGCAGCATCTCGGTCGGCATGTGCGTCCTCGGTGCGCTCGTCTACATCTTCGGTCGCCGCTCGGCGGCCAAGGTCAGCCAGGAAGACGCCCTGGCCCATCTGGCGGTATTGGAATTGAAGGACGAAGCCAAATGACAATGGAAAGCACCGTGCCAGGCACGGACGCGACCGACTGCCCGTCCCGGTATCCGCTCGACCCGTTGACCGGCGCCGAGATTCAATCCGCGGCCGCGGTGATCACCGACTCCGAATACGCCACGCCCACATTGAAATTCGTGATGATCCAGTTGGCGGAACCGGGCAAGCCCGCCGACCTGACGTTCGACGGCGACGTCGAGGTGCCGCGGCGGGCGTTCGTGACGATGTACGACGGCGCAGCCAAGCTGGTGTACGAGGCGGTCGTCGACCTCACCGCGCGGGTCATCGACTCGTGGAACGCCGTGCCCGGCAGGTTCCCGTCGTATCTGGTCGAGCACATGGCCGGCGTCGAAGAGGTGGTGCGGGCCGACCCGCGGTGGCAGGAGGCGATGCGCAAGCGCGGTGTCACCGATTTCAGCCTGGCCATGATCGACCCGTGGCCGGCAGGTTATTACGGCGCAGGCGATCACTACGACAACTCACCGCTGATCTGCCGGCCGTTGACGTTCGTGCGTGCCGCGCCCTCCGAGCACGGCTATGCGCGACCGGTGGAGGGTCTGATCGTCACCTTCGACCTCGACGCCATGAAGGTGATCGACATCGAGGATCACGGGGTGGTGCCGCTGCCGCCGACCGCGGGCAATTACGCCGAGAAGTTCATGTTCGACGCGAACAACCGCCCGGCGTTCACGCACTTCCGCGACGACGTCAAACCCATCGAGATCACCCAACCCGACGGACCCAGCTTCACCGTCGACGGCTGGAAGGTGCAGTGGCAGAAGTGGTCGATGCGGGTGGGCTTCAACCCGCGTGAAGGCATCACGCTGCATGAGATCACCTACACCGACCGCGGGCAGACCCGCCCGATCATCTACCGGGCGTCGCTTTCGGAAATGGTGGTGCCGTACGGCGATACCGCGCCGACGCACTGGAACAAGAACGTCTTCGACATGGGTGAGGTCGGCATGGGGTTCTCGGCGAACCCGCTGACGCTCGGCTGCGACTGCCTCGGTGAGATCTACTACTTCGACGGCACGGTCAACGACTCGTCGGGCAACGCGGTCACCATTCCGAACGCGATCTGCATGCACGAGGAGGACTACGGGATCTCCTGGAAGCACACCGATTTCCGGACCGGTGAGGTCGAGGTGCGGCGGGCCCGGCGGCTGGTGATCTCGATGATCTGCACCGTCGGCAACTACGAGTACGGGTTCTTCTGGTACTTCTACAACGACGCGTCGATGGAGGTCGAGGTCAAGCTCTCCGGCGTGCTGACCACCGGTGCGGTGCAGGACGGTGAGGAGCCGCGGTGGGGAAAGCTGGTGGCGCCCAACATCTACGGCCCGAACCATCAACACTTCTTCAGCTTCCGGCTGGACATGAGCGTCGACGGCGCGAACAACAGCGTCTACGAGGTCGACTCGATCCCCGAACCCGATCCGGAACTGAACCCGCATCACAACGCGTGGGTCACCCGCGACACCCTGGTCGCGTCGGAGGCCGAGGGGGCGCGGGACTGGGATTGGTCGAAGGGCCGCCACTGGAAGATCGCCAACCCGTCGAAGCGCAACGAATTGGGCAGTCCAGTGGCGTACAAGCTGACGCCGCGAGACGTCGTGCCGGTGATGGTGCAGGAAGGTTCCTACATCTACGACCGCGCCCGGTTCGTGCAGCACAACCTGTGGGTGACCCGCTACGACCCGGCGGAGAAGTTCGCGGCGGGCGACTACATGTACCAGTCGCCCGATGCTCAGGGCCTGCCGCAGTACATCGCCGACGACGCGCCGTTGGAGGACACCGACGTGGTGCTCTGGTACACCGTCGGCGCGCACCACGTGGTGCGGCCTGAGGATTGGCCGGTGATGCCGTGTGCGTACACAGGATTCCATCTGAAGCCCGTCGGCTTCTTCGACGGGAATCCGGCGCTCGACATTCCGCCGTCACCGCCGGCGGCGTGCCACCACCACTAGCGCACCGGGGTCAGCGGCGGGTTGCCCGCCAGCACCGCTGCGGCGTTGTCGATGGCCAGAATGCCCATCGCGTCGCGTGTCGCCTCACCGGCGCTGGCGATATGCGGCGTGACAACGAGGTTCGGCGCGTCGAGTAGTGCAGGGTTGACGTCTGGTTCGCCTTCGAAGACGTCCAGTGCGGCGCCCGCGATACGGCCCGCGGTGAGTGCCTCGACGAGCGCGGCTTCGTCGACGACACCGCCGCGTGCGGTATTGATCAGGTAGGCAGTGGGTTTCATGGCTGCCAGGGCCGCGGCGTCGATCAGGTGTCGGGTTTCAGGCGTGAGCGGGGTGAGCACGCTGACGACGTCGCTTTCGGCCAGCAGGGTCGGGTTGTCGACGAACGCGACACCGTCCTCCGCGGTCCCGGGTTCACGGCTGCGCGCCGACGCGATGACCGTCATGTCGAATGCCTTGGCGCGCTTGGCGACTGCGCGTCCGATGCGGCCGTAGCCGAGGATGCCCAGCGTCGCGCCTGCACTGATGTCGAGGCCGACGAGCATGCGCGGCCCCCACACCCACGACTGTCCCGAGCGCAGGAACCGGTCACCCTCGGCAACCCGCCGAGTGGCGGCGAGGATGAGCGCGAAGGTGAAATCGGCGGTCGCGCGATCGAGTACGCCAGGGGTGTTCGTGACGACGACACCGGCGGCCCGTGCGGCGGCGATGTCGATGTTGTCGTAGCCAACAGCCACATTCGCGATGACCTTCAACTGGTCGCCCGCAGCGGCCAGCAGCGCGGCATCCGCGCGCTCGGTGAGCGTGATGACGGCGGCATCGGCCCCGGCGATGCCCGCCTCCAGTTCGGCGCGGCTCGGCGGATCCTCGTCGCCCACCCGCACGTCGATGCCGAGCGAGTGCAGATGCGCCATCGCGCGGTCAGTCAGCAGCCGGGAGACGTAGATCATCGCTGTCCTAGATCGGGTCGGTGCCGAGCGCGACGAGGATGCGCTTGAACTCGCGCCGTTCCTCGTCGCTCAGGTTGGTCATCAGTCGACGCTCCGCGGCGCGCACCCCGTCGTCGGTGCGCTCGAGCAGTTGCTCCCCGTCGCGGGTCAGTTGCGCGGGCAGCGAGCGCCCCGACGACACGCTGGCCGGCCGAACCACCAGGCCGCGGTCCTCGAGGCCGCGCAGCACCATGTTCATCGCCTGCGGCGAGACGTTCAGTGCGCGGGCCAACTCGGCGTTGGAATGCCCGGGATACTTCGACAGCACCCGCATGCACAGGTACTCCGGAAACGCCACGTTCAACGGTTCGAGGACGCTCGCCGTCACGTCGGCTTTCAACGGAAGCAGCACGCGGTGCAGCAGATAACCCAGTGGCTCGTCCTCGAGGCTGTCGCTCATATCAACCATATTGACACATATCAAGCCGGTTGATATACCGGACGCATGACGCAACCGACGCAAGATCTCTTCGAAAACGCATACAAGGGCGAGGCCGAGCAGCTCGGATTCGGCGCCAAGCCACCGTGGAGCATCGGTGAACCGCAGCCGGAGATCGCGGCCCTGATCGAGCAGGGCAAGTTCCATGGCGACGTGCTCGACGTCGGCTGCGGCGAGGCCGCCGTCGACCTGTATCTGGCGGAGCGCGGGTTCACCACGGTCGGACTGGACCTCTCGCCGACGGCGATCGAACTCGCCAAGGCCGAGGCGGCCAAGCGCGGCCTGACCAACGCCAGCTTCGCGGTCGCCGACATCAGCGCGTTCGGCGGCTACGACGGCCGGTTCGGCACCATCGTCGACTCGACGCTGTTCCACTCCATTCCGGTCGAGGCGCGCGAGGGCTATCAGGAGTCCATCGTGCGCGCCGCCGCACCGGGAGCGTCGTACTTCGTGCTGGTGTTCGACCGTGCCGGCCTGCCCGAGGGTCCCGCCAACCCGGTCACCGAGGACGAACTGCGTGCGGTGGTGTCGAAGTACTGGACGATCGATGAGATCCGACCCGCCCGTATCCACGCCAACTTCCCAGGCAGCATCGAGGGCACACCGCTGCCGTTCGGCGACGTCCGCGACGAGGGCAACGGCCGCAAGTCGGTGCCCGCCCACCTGTTGACCGCGCACCTGCCCGAAAGCTGATCCGCCACGCGCCGCCGACCCCATAGCGGCTTTTGGGCCGCTATGGGGCAGGATTAGGTGCGATCACAGCCGAGGATTTCGAAGGAGTCGGATGGCGGACCCGACTAGCCCCAACGGCAACGAACCATCACTGATCCGGCCGATGTACTCCCGCGTGCTGCTCAAGCTCGGCGGCGAGATGTTCGGCGGCGGGGAAGTGGGCCTGGACCCGGACGTCGTGCACCAGGTGGCCCGGCAGATCGCCGAAGTGGTCCGCAGCGGGGTGCAGGTCGCGGTCGTCATCGGCGGCGGCAACTTCTTCCGCGGCGCGCAGTTGCAGCAGCGCGGCATGGAGCGCAGCCGCAGCGACTACATGGGCATGCTCGGCACCGTGATGAACAGCCTTGCGCTGCAAGACTTCTTGGAGAAGGAAGGCATCGCGACGCGGGTGCAGACCGCGATCACCATGGGTCAGGTCGCCGAGCCGTACATCCCGCTGCGGGCCCGCAGGCACCTGGAGAAGGGTCGCGTGGTGATATTCGGGGCCGGCATGGGCCTGCCGTACTTCTCCACCGACACCACCGCCGCGCAGCGGGCGCTGGAGATCGGCGCCGAGGTGGTGCTGATGGCCAAGGCGGTCGACGGCGTCTTCACCGCGGACCCCCGCGTCGACCCCGACGCGCAGTTGCTCACCGCGATCAGCCACCGCGAGGTCATCGACCGCGGCCTGAAGGTCGCCGACGCCACCGCCTTCAGTCTGTGCATGGACAACGGCATGCCGATCCTGGTGTTCAACCTGCTCACCGACGGCAATATCGCCAGGGCGGTGGCAGGTGAGAAGATCGGAACACTGGTCACCACCTGACAAGGAGTCACCTTGATCGACGAAACCCTCTTCGACGCCGAGGAGAAGATGGAGAAGGCGGTGTCGGTGGCGCGCGACGACCTGGCGTCGATCCGCACCGGACGGGCCAACCCCGGCATGTTCGCCCGCGTCAACGTCGACTACTACGGCTCGATGACACCCATCACCCAGCTGTCGAGCATCAACGTTCCCGAAGCCCGCCTCGTCGTGATAAAGCCCTATGAGGCCAACCAGTTGCGCAACATCGAGGACGCGATCCGCAACTCGGATCTCGGGGTCAATCCGACCAACGACGGCAACGTCATCCGGGTCGCGATCCCGCAGTTGACGGAGGAGCGTCGCCGCGACCTCGTCAAGCAGGCCAAGGCCAAGGGCGAGGACGCGCGAGTCACCGTCCGCAACATCCGTCGCAAGGCGATGGAGGAACTGCACCGCATCAAGAAGGACGGCGAGGCAGGCGAGGATGAGGTGGCCCGCGCCGAGAAGGACCTCGACAAGACCACGCACACTTACACCGCTCAGATCGACGAGTTGGTCAAGCACAAAGAAGGCGAGCTGCTGGAGGTCTAGTGACCGAACAGCACGCGACTCCCGTGGCAGACACTGACGCCGGCCCGACCGAGCCGCCCAAAAAGACATCCCGCGCAGGCCGAGACCTACCCGCGGCGATCGGCGTCGGCGTCGTGCTCGGCGGCATGGCGATCGCGGTGCTGTTGTTCGCGCCGATCGGCTGGCTGCCCGTGCTGTCGGTGTTCATTCCGATCGCCACGCACGAGGTCATCCGGCGGCTGCGGGAGGCGGGCTACGACCTGCCCGCGATACCGCTGTTGCTCGGCGGGCTGGCGATGATCTGGGGGACGTGGTTCGGCCCGGCTGGGCTGCTGGGCGCCTACGGCGGGACGCTCGTCGTTTGCATGGTGTGGCGGCTGCTCGGCCAGGGGCTGCGCGAGCAGCCGGTGAACTATTTGCGCGACATGTCGGCCACCGTGCTGCTCGCGACGTGGGTGCCGCTGTTCGCCAGCTTCAGCGCGCTGTTGATCTTCCAGGACCACGGCGGCGTCAGGACGTTCACCGTGATCGCGACGGTGGTGTTCGCCGATATCGGCGGCTATGTGGCCGGCGTGCTGTTCGGCAAGCATCTGATGGCGCCGGCCATCAGCCCGAAGAAGTCGTGGGAGGGGCTGGGCGGGTCGTTGGTGTTCGGTATCGCCGCCGCGGTCCTTTCGGTGACGTTCCTGCTGGATCGGCCGGCGTGGGTCGGCGTGCCGCTTGGGCTGATGTTGGTGATCACCGGGGTGCTCGGCGATCTGGTGGAGTCGCAG
It contains:
- a CDS encoding phosphatidate cytidylyltransferase → MTEQHATPVADTDAGPTEPPKKTSRAGRDLPAAIGVGVVLGGMAIAVLLFAPIGWLPVLSVFIPIATHEVIRRLREAGYDLPAIPLLLGGLAMIWGTWFGPAGLLGAYGGTLVVCMVWRLLGQGLREQPVNYLRDMSATVLLATWVPLFASFSALLIFQDHGGVRTFTVIATVVFADIGGYVAGVLFGKHLMAPAISPKKSWEGLGGSLVFGIAAAVLSVTFLLDRPAWVGVPLGLMLVITGVLGDLVESQVKRDLGIKDMGTLLPGHGGIMDRIDAMLPSAVAGWIVLTLLA
- a CDS encoding MarR family winged helix-turn-helix transcriptional regulator; the protein is MVDMSDSLEDEPLGYLLHRVLLPLKADVTASVLEPLNVAFPEYLCMRVLSKYPGHSNAELARALNVSPQAMNMVLRGLEDRGLVVRPASVSSGRSLPAQLTRDGEQLLERTDDGVRAAERRLMTNLSDEERREFKRILVALGTDPI
- a CDS encoding D-glycerate dehydrogenase; the protein is MIYVSRLLTDRAMAHLHSLGIDVRVGDEDPPSRAELEAGIAGADAAVITLTERADAALLAAAGDQLKVIANVAVGYDNIDIAAARAAGVVVTNTPGVLDRATADFTFALILAATRRVAEGDRFLRSGQSWVWGPRMLVGLDISAGATLGILGYGRIGRAVAKRAKAFDMTVIASARSREPGTAEDGVAFVDNPTLLAESDVVSVLTPLTPETRHLIDAAALAAMKPTAYLINTARGGVVDEAALVEALTAGRIAGAALDVFEGEPDVNPALLDAPNLVVTPHIASAGEATRDAMGILAIDNAAAVLAGNPPLTPVR
- the pyrH gene encoding UMP kinase; its protein translation is MADPTSPNGNEPSLIRPMYSRVLLKLGGEMFGGGEVGLDPDVVHQVARQIAEVVRSGVQVAVVIGGGNFFRGAQLQQRGMERSRSDYMGMLGTVMNSLALQDFLEKEGIATRVQTAITMGQVAEPYIPLRARRHLEKGRVVIFGAGMGLPYFSTDTTAAQRALEIGAEVVLMAKAVDGVFTADPRVDPDAQLLTAISHREVIDRGLKVADATAFSLCMDNGMPILVFNLLTDGNIARAVAGEKIGTLVTT
- a CDS encoding class I SAM-dependent methyltransferase — translated: MTQPTQDLFENAYKGEAEQLGFGAKPPWSIGEPQPEIAALIEQGKFHGDVLDVGCGEAAVDLYLAERGFTTVGLDLSPTAIELAKAEAAKRGLTNASFAVADISAFGGYDGRFGTIVDSTLFHSIPVEAREGYQESIVRAAAPGASYFVLVFDRAGLPEGPANPVTEDELRAVVSKYWTIDEIRPARIHANFPGSIEGTPLPFGDVRDEGNGRKSVPAHLLTAHLPES
- the frr gene encoding ribosome recycling factor is translated as MIDETLFDAEEKMEKAVSVARDDLASIRTGRANPGMFARVNVDYYGSMTPITQLSSINVPEARLVVIKPYEANQLRNIEDAIRNSDLGVNPTNDGNVIRVAIPQLTEERRRDLVKQAKAKGEDARVTVRNIRRKAMEELHRIKKDGEAGEDEVARAEKDLDKTTHTYTAQIDELVKHKEGELLEV
- a CDS encoding primary-amine oxidase; its protein translation is MTMESTVPGTDATDCPSRYPLDPLTGAEIQSAAAVITDSEYATPTLKFVMIQLAEPGKPADLTFDGDVEVPRRAFVTMYDGAAKLVYEAVVDLTARVIDSWNAVPGRFPSYLVEHMAGVEEVVRADPRWQEAMRKRGVTDFSLAMIDPWPAGYYGAGDHYDNSPLICRPLTFVRAAPSEHGYARPVEGLIVTFDLDAMKVIDIEDHGVVPLPPTAGNYAEKFMFDANNRPAFTHFRDDVKPIEITQPDGPSFTVDGWKVQWQKWSMRVGFNPREGITLHEITYTDRGQTRPIIYRASLSEMVVPYGDTAPTHWNKNVFDMGEVGMGFSANPLTLGCDCLGEIYYFDGTVNDSSGNAVTIPNAICMHEEDYGISWKHTDFRTGEVEVRRARRLVISMICTVGNYEYGFFWYFYNDASMEVEVKLSGVLTTGAVQDGEEPRWGKLVAPNIYGPNHQHFFSFRLDMSVDGANNSVYEVDSIPEPDPELNPHHNAWVTRDTLVASEAEGARDWDWSKGRHWKIANPSKRNELGSPVAYKLTPRDVVPVMVQEGSYIYDRARFVQHNLWVTRYDPAEKFAAGDYMYQSPDAQGLPQYIADDAPLEDTDVVLWYTVGAHHVVRPEDWPVMPCAYTGFHLKPVGFFDGNPALDIPPSPPAACHHH